The DNA segment TAATACTATCTAGTTTCCTGCTTCATAGTTGATGAAACCGTCAGTTGCAAATATGGTGTCTTGTTGTAGGAAAGTTATCTCATTATAAATGTTATTATAGGTTACTCTATTTGTATTGGGTCTAATTGGTCTGctggatattattattattattattattattattattattattattattattattattattattattatattacaaaaaatgatatatattttataattaaataaaaatgatattaAACAGTACATATTCTTAATATTTTGGACTCAATGCTTAAACCCCCAGTCATAACAGTGTTCTCATTTTTTAGATTTGAAACAATGGGACTTTTATTTGAGCTCATTGTGATCTGTTAATTTGCATTAGGTGACCTACTttttctgaaaacaaaacattatttgCATGTCTAGTCACGGAGGTGGCATATGCTGAATCAAAATGTCTTCTCATAGTGTCGAAGCTTAATGACCAAAGCCAGCCATTACGTATCTACTCTAATACTCCCAAAGAGACGACAGTGGTTTGTTGTTATTTCCCGTTAGCAGAGAAGATCACAGCCTGCAGTCTCGCCATCGATCCTCAAGTCCCCCGAGTCCGGCACAAAATCTACCAATGTCCCTGTGGTGACTATTGTAGCTGAGCCTCCATCACAACTGATAACAATCCCAAATTCATCCATTTATAATTGGGTGATATAGCAACGTCAAAGTCGCTAATATGAGCGTGTTGTCTTTGGTTCTGATTCGGATGAATAACTAGttcatatataaaataaatattttaaaaagaaaaatggtaagcaatatctctattttaagtgaagacaatttgtcattttagtaatgacacaaagtccatGCAAAATTTGGAAGTACCATTTAGAAAATGGAAAGTCATATCAGATAACAatactgttttctttttctttttactgcagGGAATATAATTGCCAGAAAGCCAATTTGAGGACATGTGCCAAGTGTTTTACACAGGCAATTATGTCCTAATGTATCTCCCTGGTGACAGTGTTTCTACGCATGTCCACTATCCAAGGCACAAGAAATACAGTAGATGATAATATAAAAATCCAGCCTCTTATTTTGTGCATGcaaaaatgacctttttttttaccGGACAATTCATTAATTACACAGCATCATGTTTATATTCTGAGGATATGACTCATTTTGGACCATTTCTGTGATTTCCCACTCCGCAGCCAAAAGTAAATTGGCACGAATGTGCACAAGTGTGTTTTCTTCTCGACAAAAGCCCGTTTGCTGTTATTGCCCGGCTTGAAAAGCGTCCCGCATCATTTTGTAGTTATGCTCGAGCACACATCGTGCTTGCCACACTCCTTGAATTCAACCCCAAAATCCAATCAAGTTCTCGGAATATCTCCGGGCGCCTCTCGAGGTCAGGGAATGGTAGCCCGTGGAGGCGTAGAAGGTGAGGAACTGAGCTGGGGTCAAGGCATCCAGCATCTTGCAGGCTTAGAAATCTCAATTTCAAGCGGTGCCCCTTCTGTTTCATTAGCTCCTCCCATTATCCTGTGCCCACCCACCCAGCCCCCATTCCTCTAATTCAGTGGCAGGCTTTTGAGGCTTGTTTGCCTGAATATGGGGGGGGGTGGATTCTCAGCTCCATCTCCCCAGCCAGGTAGGATTGCAATGATTTCAATCCCGTTTGTCAACATTTGCAGCAGCCCTAATGACCTGACTGTAATTTGCTCGGTGTCCATATTGTTGCATTTGGATTCCCATAGCTCTCATATACGTAATATGCGCAAAGAGAGATGGCTCATCAAAAGCCAACACGCTGGAGATGAGCGAATCGCCAACACTCGAATATCATGTTGCAAATGGCTACCATCGGTGTTAGTGTGCGATTTACTCGTGCAAAGGGTCAGCTCAAGTTTCTCATTATTTATGGATGAATTTTGTATTAAATGCATGCAAGGCAAAgcacatttatttgtttagttgtttatttttgcagCTCAAACTTGAATTTGTTGCATTTGCGCACCGAGATTTAATCTGACTAACTGGGAAATGTATTCCCAGAATTCACATCCGCTTGTGGAATAATCATCTCCTTGGTCTCTCTTGGTGTGAGTggcatgaaaatgttttttttaaaaaacagaacAATAGCCTTTCCGCCCACATAGCAAGACCATGGAGGGATTATCATTACCAACATTATAAATCTTTAATCTGCGACAGTTTTACTTTCATGGAGTCGGTTGTGTGACAGAAACTGACGTGGCATGACAAGCAATGCATGCTGGGAGGGTTCAAAGATTAAGGCAAACTTTCTCCAGTAGATTAAATATGTGTAATCTTTAAACCAAACAAGACTGGGAGATTAGGAGGTATTTCATGACTAACAAAGAATTGGACAAGTCAATAAGAAATAGAATGCCATGATTAGGAATATTTGAATGGTAGAGTGAAATTCATTGGAGCAATAAAATCACCCCATCATTTCAAATAAGTGAAAGATGAAGGAATCATTTCCATGGCCTTAGTGCATGACCTCAATAAGTCACTTTTGTGTCGATAACCCGGACGTTAAAAATGGATAAGGGTGATCGCCTCTTTCGTGAAAAGACCATTTCGGAGCGGCGCATGTCACTATGTGGCGGTTCTCATCTATAAGTCATGACGCACATTCGGGATGCATCACTTTCATTATTGCATGAAGGCAGGCAATCATCTTTGCCACAAAGAGGAGGCTGATGGTTGAGAGAAACTAGCAGGCTGAGATCATTCAAACAAATTACCGCACATGAGCTTTCTCTGTCTcactttgaagaaaaaaaaaaaagttcttgtcaaaatctttctctcgctctctctctcttgcgtGACATGTGGCAGagcaggaaaataaaaatgccaaTTTGGAGAGTCCAGCTGAGTGCTCTTTAGAAATCTTTCCTGTTTGACACGTGCAAATGTCATCCAACTGCATTTATTCATGTGAACATCACAGACACCTTCCTGTCCGGAGGCATGGAGACAATTGGATGCTGAACTCCCTGGAGGACAGTGacccagcgagcgagcgagcgagcgaccagGAGGAGGAAGGACAGCATCCCGCTTGCCAGCTGTATGATGGGAGGAAACAGCTTGAAGGAAACATCACACACAATCGAGGACTAAACAATCATTCTAAAAAAGAACACGTCATTGCTATGAATATGCAATAATAGCAGCAACGACTGAAATTGACCAAACACTAGAGCATCATCAATAGGGAGATGtgttgctgccatcttgtggtttgTTAAAAGTACCTCTTAGAAAATATCAATGACCAAGTCAAGGTAAATGTCTCTTTTATTAATGACATGCAATAAGCAAACTTTAGATTTTTAATACGCAATATCATTTGTGTTATTATTTGAGTGATTTGAATATTATGGCAACTGTTCATGTCATGTCAAGTTTAAAATGATCATTTGGAAAAGTAGCAGAATAGTCTCTGTCAGCATTTGACCAATTAAGCTTCATTTTGTGGGATGATGCATTGAAGTTGGTTACTTGGCTTTCATTTTTAATCGGACTTCTTATTTCTTATCCACAATACAATTGAAGCTTCTTTCTGGCCTTTTCTTCTGCTATTGCATCTGCTCAGCCAAGAGCGAGTCCTTCACTCCAGCACCCAGGACAGCAAAGAGGAAAGAGGGGAGGAAAGATCGGAGGTAAACTGCCACCCTAGGAATGGGATGAGCCAGCACAACTTCCTTCTTCTTCCGGTTCACCGTTCGCATAATCTCATTGGCCAGGATTGAGGGACGGATTCCGTGGCTCAACCGCCTGGCGACGACTAATAAACATTGAATTGAGAAAGAATTAATGACCACAATTTGCACGCCCATCAACTCTCTGAAAAAAAGTCTCTGAAAAATATCCAAAGGACAATTATTTGGGGGGGTAGCGTTGCCCCCGCAGCTCCCCCTGTAGCTCCGCCACTGTCAACAAGCAGCTTTTGTACTCACATGCAGCCAAGCTGTTTGATTTGGAGGCAGGCTCTTCAGGAGACGCCGGGGCAGTGGCATCGATGAAAGTGTGACTGATAGTGCTCACGGTGATCCCGTACTCCTCCACCTCAGCCCGAAGGCTGTCAAAGAAGGCCTGCACTGCATGCTTAGAAGCTGCATCTAATTGGTGCAGACACAGGCACACATCATACGAATGTCACATAGCAACAGTCGATTTGGTTATTAGAACTCACAGGAACTCCTGAATGGGACAGCCAGTCTGCCCTGGATGCTGTTGACCAAGATAATCTGTCCTGATCTTCTTGGAATCATGGTGGGAAGAATTCCTGTGGCATTATTCATTGCAATGAGATAAGAAGGAGGAATGAGAAGAGCCTGGGAACAGCCCACCTTTTGTCAAAGTGCTCGGGCCAAAGTAGTTGATGTCCATGATGTTTCTATCCAGTTCAAGGGAAACACTCTGCACTGGAGCCTTGAGCTTCGTGCTGCTGTTACAAATCAACACGTCCACGCATCCATAACAATCCACCACCTCGCTCGTCACGTCCTCCATGCTCTCCATGTCGCTAAAGTCCAGGATTACCAGTTTGGGGGCAAAGGTCTGTGAAGAGACACATTTTGGACGGTTGGGTGTGCTACCAACAATACTTCTAGTGGCCAAAAATTCATACACACGTATAAAAGTTTTAATTAGGACTTAGACTACTTGTCCCCTGCTAATTTTATTccttgatgctttttttttttttttttttttttttttttttgtgagcatTGTCTGTGAACATTGTCGCTTGCTCGCATCTGTTGTAGTCCGTGTAAAAGATACTGTATCTAGAGGACAGCTTGCTGTCACAGAGGATGTCCTGCCATTGTCGTGTTCAGAGTAGGAAGTGGTGATTGGGGAAACGGGAGGAGAACAATCTGTTTAGCCCACATGGGCCGATATCTTTATCCCCCCAAAGTCCAACATTTGACGCTTTTTATTGTATCAGCTAAGGAGTCGATCTGCAAATGAATCTGATGATCAAGAGTGTTTTCTGCACCTCACTTGGGTCAGCATCATTTGTCAAAGAGTCATACAGAGACTCCAGCTTATCCCAGTTTGCTCCACACAGGATGAGCCTGGCTCCACCCTTATGGAAGAGATGAGCACACTCTGAAAGACAACAAGGACAATATTTAACGCTCGCTTGAAAAATGGGTTCAAACAAATAACAGTGTTTCAATTTAAAAGCAGATCATTTACCGTGTCCTACACCGGACACAGCGTCAGTGATCACCACCACTTTGTTGCGCACTAAAGACTTGGCCATGTACTGCATGAGCTCATTGTAGATGTAGTATAGCCCTGCCGCCGTGACGATCAGCAGGGGCAACACCATCACTGAAGGGAAGACCATGTTGTGGAGAGGAGGTTGACCCTGTGGgaagaaaacaataacaacctGCAGACAGAAGACTTTTGATCCACCTTCGAGCTCTAATGGGCTGCCACTTCCTGTATGGAATAACAGCTGAGGCACACCCAAACATCCATTCATGAAGATGATGTCTACATATGAAAATATTTCTTTCATTCGTTTCTTTTCTGACTCAAATTGTCTGTCAGTTGATATGATAAAATGATACATATTTGTTAGACATAACCAAATTTCCCACCAGGGTGAATAAaatgttatcttttttttttaaatcttataTTTCCAACAAAACGTTTTCATTCtcgtctctttctttttttctcgtgAGCCATTTACAAGCAATGCTTGTCCACTCGCTATTTAAAGTGTGTTTCAGGAGAACAGCTAAATATATTCCGTCCAAGCTCCTGCCACAGAATTCCTTGCCTAGTGCCACCACCTGCTAAATACTGTCATTTGATATCCCAACCTCAAAATGATGAGCATTATTACATTGTTAATGCACATACTAATGTAATATTGATGATGACATTCATATTTGGACTCAGACATTATTGGATCAACTCCTGATGGGTTATACAACTTGCAAAGCACTgcaaaaaacacaacacacacacacacacacctgtaatCCTTGTTATTCTTGGTTCCCTCACAGCACAGCGGAAGGAGCTAATCCCTCAGCAGGACTGGCTGCACTTTTTTCCAGCTTTAGTTAGGTAACAGCAGCCGTTCTCCTACCACCTCGTGCGTCCACCATCCATACACGCCGCCCTGCTTGACTTTTTGACCAACTGGTGTCCAGTTGAACCCGTTGCTTATAATAGCCACGGCTGGAGTCAGCCATGAATACTCTTGTATGGTGCACAGTAGCTATCTGAAATATGTTCCAGTGTTGCCAGCATGACGACAGTTCCCCTCGTGAATTGAGTCCCAGCTTTCAAGAGATCTAGTTATGTTATCTGGATAATGTATTGTACAAAGTAGTTACACTTCTCTGTCTGATGCAGTACTTACACCCACTGTAATTCAAGCAAATGGAACTCAAATGAAATGGTTGCAGGAGAGAGTTGTGGCTTCTCCATGACAGCACACCTGCTCAGAATGCCCTGAGCATCCAACACTTCCTGGCATCACCATGCTGGAGCAACCTcaccatattttattttattttattttattttattttattttattttattttattttattttattttattttattttattttattttattttattttattttattttattttattttattttattttattttattttattttattttattttattttattttatttttcaccctGACAATACCGCCCTCTCTCGCTAGACGGCGATATTGAGCAGATCTCGCGAGACTTCCTAGCATTCCAGGCTGTTGAGCCAAATCGCTCCTCATCGACCCCCTCGCTCCGTTtgggaaagaagaaaataaacctACTGCAGCTAGCTAGccaagctagttgtggaagcaatCGTTAAACATTTCTTTTACGGCCAATGTTTGACTTGGTTGTGCTCTTTTTGCATGCAGACGTTTTATCTTGGGGAGAAGAGGCACCTGGAGCCATTTGGTGTTTGTGAACATTTCTTTTTCCAGGCTTAGTGAAGACACCGACCGGGACCGGATTTCTTTAGCATTAGCGTATCTGCGAGCTAGCATGCTGGCTAATAGCCTGGGTGAACTTCGCATGGACCAACGCCTGCGACTGGGATCAGAACCTGCTGTCTGACCGCacccccgttttttttttttttttttttaaactcacttCTTCACATGGAAGTTAGATGTCGCCCGTTGGACATAATCGCGTCAAAGTTTGATGGCCATACAAGTGTGCTAAGTTTGTTTTTGTGGCCATCGCGTTATTGATTTGGAGAAACACTGGCGAGCTAACAGGATATTAGCCTCTCGTtcgctggctcgctcgctcgctttgtGGTGGACCGAGAAGCGCATTCATCACCGATTGAGAGTGACGAGCAGGGTGGCTTGATGGCAGCTAATTATTTCTGGGGGGAAAGGAATTGGATCAAGGCAACCAGGCGGAGAATTGTATAAAAACAACCCTTCGAATAAATAGAAGCCGGTTTTGGTCATTGTTTTTGGAAAATGTATGGAAGCGGCCGGTCGTTTTCAAAGTTGGAGTAGAAGAGAAAGACAAGTAAAGAGCAGCAGGATTACAATCGCACTGCTGCTTAAAAGGCACCCAGAGAACATCGGGCAGGACAGGACGTCAACAAGGTGAAAGACGATGTCTACCGCCAAGGAGAATTCCTGCAGGAAATTCCAGGCCAACTTTTTCAACAAAAGCAAATGTCAGAACTGCTTCAAACCTCGGGAGTTGCATCTTTTGACGGATCAGGATCTGACACAGGTAAGGGATTGTTTTCTAAAATTGTAGCACCtttaaaataattgttattGTGAATAATATTTGTGGACAATTAGTGTTTACATATTACAACTCTTGTTGAGCCTTGTCAATGCATTGCTTATGTTCACGAGCCAGTTTATTAACAATGAGGTCATGTCTAATAGTCTCGATTACAGAAACAGACGTCAAGCTGAGTCCACTGTCGTCATCTACGGTGCAAGGGCGGATTTGCCAAATCATCTGAgtgatttcatttctttttcctcttaaTCGATGtgacagtgttttgttttcacgtgCTGAAGATGATCCATTGTAAGATGAAGAAAGACTTGGTTGACTGACGAGCAAAGATTTGAGTTGGGCGGTTTTTGAGTTGCTCTCTCACTTTCTGATCATTAGTTTGGTGTGTCCTGTAATTGATCCCAGATGAGGAGGGCCATACAGGATGGGCCCTTGAAGAAGGTTCAAGTGCCAAAAAGCAACGTCAGCATCCTCTTCTCTCCTCGTCCGAATGTACAAGAGGAAACGTGATAATCACTTGCTCCAATCTCTTTTTAAACGTCTTGACTTGTCACAAAGCCGGGCGCCGTCTGAGATCATGCTCGTAGGACTGATTGGAAAGGAAGGTTAAAGCTGAACTCAAGACAAAGGCTTTCTTGACATTAATATTCCGTGTTGCCTAGCGAGTTTAACACTGTATTACAATTAACATTTTCGGAATAAGAATCAAGCATATTAATCCATTTTTGTCAATCTCGGGGACTGCTCTGGATCGTGTTCATGCGTAGTTGGAAAGAAGTGCCCACATCATGATGCACAGACGGCCTGGTCTCGGTGaagcttttatttttcatgtttttgaaAGACTACTGCCGTCTACTACTGTCGAGGTGAAACCATGTCATGGGCGTAAGAAATCTCCTTTGAAACAGATAGCACATCTGGAAAAGCCATGTCATAAGATGAGCACAAAATGTGTCCAATCTAAACAATCTGCCAGAATGCTAGAAGAAAGGTTGACAGTTGGGGGTGGACTCTGGAGAAGTGCTTTCATTACAGTCTGAGTATTTTCAAATGAATTATAATAGCGCCGCAAACCCCACCTTTGTGTCTCCCATTTCACTTGGCAGCCCATGTTTGGTCGGTCGGGGCTTGTGGGATCAATCACGCTGAGGGGATGGGAGGGAGGCTGGACAGTGATGGAGAGAGACCAAAGTTGACATGGCCTGGATGGGGGGGGGATTGAATGAGTGGGAGTTGGAGTCCCACGGAGAGAAAGGAAGTCTGGCTTTGGGAAAAGCAAGCAGAGGTCTTCCAGGCTGCTTTGCAACTCAGGATAGATAGTAGGCCTGCAGATGGAATGAAAACGCTCATCTCAATGTTGAACCCAATGCGACACGGCACAACAGTGCATCTtttctccctcgctcgctcgctcgctcgctcgctccatgTGAACTGCAGATTAGTGGACCTTGGTTACCTTACGTACTCTGAATGATGCTTTAACTACTACATCCAGGAGAGCTTAGTGCTCTCCAGCATGTTATGTAATCAAGGGTTACTACACCAAAGGCACATTCAATTCAGACTAGTCTctactggggaaaaaaacgataaaacaaaaaaaatcgcgGTATAGCCGAGTTTTCTCTTTTTACAAGAGgacatttttttgtcaatatttcTGCTATTGTTTCATGTCATATCTGTTATTCCAGGATACTCACACGCTCCCTTGGTGGATTGCGTATAAACAAGCTTAGACATGTGAGTGTGTAGGAGAAGGTGCCTGCTTTTCCATTATCATACCTGTGTTGCACCATATGGGAAATGAAAAATTGTATACATCTTCTGCAATAACAGAAAAAGTGGTAAAATTGTTCCATCAGAGATTTTGGATTTAGACCGATGTAACCCGATACTGTTGATTGTCTGCagagctttttgttttttttcttaatggtaAATTGCCTTGGGTGTTACACTGACTGTTGGACACGTAATCACTGAAGAGAATTTTTGGGATGTCCCAGGTCTGTGGTGTGTCATCAAATGAGCAAGCTATGGCTTGGTTAATATGTAGTCCCTGCTCCGAGCTGTCGAACCGACGGGAGGGGTGTGGGGGCGACGCTTGTATAAGGCCCATTATGCAATCCATAATAGCTACTATCAGAACTTGACTAGGTGCAGCATAGGTCCTTCAACGAAGCAGGTAGTGTTATATCAAGGCTTATTGAGCTCGGCCTACCGGAATTCTCCCATCTTTTGAACTATCGGATGAAGTAAGTTTGCGGTCAAATAAGTCCAGAAGTAGAATCATGAGCATATGGCAAAATAGATTGAGTTtattctgaggatgccatcagGCTGGCTCTCGTTTACCATGGTGAAAGTGGCTCCTGAACATTTCATCAAAGAGAGTTGATTGCACTAAAAGGCCTTGCTGGTTGGTTTGTGTGGCTTTCAATTGCAATGCAAGGGCAGATGCAACATCTGGAGCCCAAAAAAGACTTTGCTTATATTCACACTGTCCCAACCCCCTCTTAGCTTGAGTTTTAATTATTACCTAAATGGCtctttttctccctccctccctccctcttttacAGGCTAAGCCCATTTATGGCGGATGGTTGTGCTTGGCTCCTGAGGGGACCGACTTTGACAATCCTATGCAACGCTCACGGGTAAGTACGTGCGTGCACTCGATTAGATCATACGAGATAGCAAATCTTCATTAAATGGTATATGTTACGGACAACAGGGTAAATCACCAAAAAACCTCCAACCCAACCATTATAATTAACTCCAAGTCAGATGATCACCCtcatgaaacatttgttgtccaATTTGTATATTATTAACCATTAACGCACGTACGTCAACATTTCTTtaatattgtcatttttttcccccctcgccCGACAGAAATGGCAACgaagattttttgttttgtacgaGCACGGTTGTCTGCGCT comes from the Syngnathus typhle isolate RoL2023-S1 ecotype Sweden linkage group LG18, RoL_Styp_1.0, whole genome shotgun sequence genome and includes:
- the dhrs7cb gene encoding dehydrogenase/reductase (SDR family) member 7Cb, with the translated sequence MVFPSVMVLPLLIVTAAGLYYIYNELMQYMAKSLVRNKVVVITDAVSGVGHECAHLFHKGGARLILCGANWDKLESLYDSLTNDADPSETFAPKLVILDFSDMESMEDVTSEVVDCYGCVDVLICNSSTKLKAPVQSVSLELDRNIMDINYFGPSTLTKGILPTMIPRRSGQIILVNSIQGRLAVPFRSSYAASKHAVQAFFDSLRAEVEEYGITVSTISHTFIDATAPASPEEPASKSNSLAAFVARRLSHGIRPSILANEIMRTVNRKKKEVVLAHPIPRVAVYLRSFLPSFLFAVLGAGVKDSLLAEQMQ